ATTAGCAACAAGTAAAGGAAGTAAAAACAGTCTAAAATCAAGAAAAGGAAGGCTTTAGCGTACTATATGAAAAGTAATTACTTTCCGATACAAAACTTCGAGAAAATATTCCCCAACAAATCATCCGTCGTGATCTCGCCCGTAATCTCACCGAGGTGGTGCAGAGCGCGGCGGATATCGATGGCCAGAAAGTCACCTGAAATGCCACTGTTCAGTCCCGTGAGGACGGAGAGGAGTGAGTCATTCGTTGCCGAAAGGGCATTGTAGTGACGCACATTGGTTACCACCACATCGTGGCCTTCCACCATGATGGAGCGCGATGATTCGAGGAGTCGTTCGTTTAGGGCTTCCAATCCTACTCCGTCGGTGGCGGAGATAAGTTGCGCCTCGGGAATCGAACTGAATTTCTCTTTGACCTCGCTGAGGTCGCGGGCCTTGTCCACTTTGTTCACGACCAAGAGTAGCTCCTGATCCGATCCGATTTTCTCTCGGATGGAAGATAAGGCTTCGGCAATTTCTTCCACTTTCGTTTCCATGGCATCGACCAAATAGAGGACGATGCTGGCTTTCCCGGCCTTTTCAAATGCCCTGCTAATTCCGATGGTTTCGATTTCGTCTTCAGTTTCGCGAATCCCCGCCGTATCGATAAAGCGAAAGCGAATACCGCCGATGGTGGTTTCGTCTTCTATGGTGTCGCGAGTGGTTCCGGCTATTTCGGAAACGATGGCTCGGTCATCGTCGAGTAGAACATTGAGCAAAGTCGATTTCCCCATATTCGGTGCACCGAGGATGGCAACGGGAACTCCGTTTTTGATGGCATTTCCAGTGGCGAAGCTCTCCATCAAATCCACCACAATTTCTTGAATTGAATTGACTAAGGCTTTCAAATCATCTCGGTTGGCAAACTCCACGTCTTCTTCGCTGAAGTCCAGCTCCAACTCAATCATTGAGGCGAAGTGTATGAGTTGTTCGCGCAGCTCATTGATCTTCCGTGAGAAGTTTCCGCGCATCTGGTTCATGGCCAATTTATGCGCTGCTTGGGTGGAAGAGGCGATCAAATCGGCTACGGCTTCGGCTTGACTCAAGTCCATTTTGCCATTGGCGAAGGCCCGCATGCTGAACTCGCCCGGCTCGGCCATGCGGCAACCCGATGAGGTGTAAAGCTTCAGTAGCTGGCCTTGGATGTACTCCGAACCGTGGCATGAGATTTCCACCACATCCTCACCCGTAAAAGATTTGGGGTTTCGGTAAACCGCCGCGATAACATCATCAATCGCTTCACCGTTTTGTTTGATCGTACCGTAGTGCAATGAATATCCCTCTGCAACTGAGATATCTCTTGAAAAAGAACGGTTGACGATTTCTACCGCGTCCTTTCCCGAAAGGCGGATAAGCGCAATGGCGCCCATTCCGGGAGCGGTAGATAAAGCACAGATGGTATCGCTTTGATTCTTGAAATACATGGGTCAAAGCTCTTTTTGAAATGATTTTTATTGGATCACCAACTTTTGACTTCCCACTGCGTCGCGACCAAGAATTTGAATCGTATAAACACCGGGTAGTAGGTGGTTGACATCCATTTGGTAAGAGGAGTTTTGCACCAATCGTACTTGCTCTGAGACAACCAATTTTCCACTCACATTGAAAGTGCGAATTAGGTAATCCCCCGATTCGTTTAGGTTGGAAAGAATAACCTTATCATTAGCGGGATTAGGGTATAAGCCAAAAGTAAGTTTTTCGAAGTCTGAGTCACTCGAAAGAACCTCTGCACAATTTTCTAATTCTTCTCCCGGAAGGGCCACTGCGTCAATCAAGAGGCCCGATTGATCGGTCGAATTGTGGTGACGGAAGGCGACATAAACAATTTCTCCTGCATAGTCACTCATATCAATGAATCGACCTTCCCAATTCGTAGAACTAAGCGTTTCAGAAAAGATCTCGATAAAGTCTTCAGGTTGATTTCCATTGATGGCTATTTCAATAGAATAGAATTCATTTGGAAAAAATTCGCTAAAAGCAGAAACAACATAGTAGAGAGAGTCACCTTCGCTGATGACTCGTGGTGAAGAGACCAAGTAATTGTCAGGAGTGATGGCCCCGATTCCCGGTACAAACGAACTGCTTCTCATGTATTGTTCGCCGTCAAATGCTTCGACTGTGGCATTGTCGATAAACCAGCTGAAGATGTCGTCATCCTCATTGTATGAGAT
This genomic stretch from Cryomorphaceae bacterium 1068 harbors:
- the mnmE gene encoding tRNA uridine-5-carboxymethylaminomethyl(34) synthesis GTPase MnmE, with the translated sequence MYFKNQSDTICALSTAPGMGAIALIRLSGKDAVEIVNRSFSRDISVAEGYSLHYGTIKQNGEAIDDVIAAVYRNPKSFTGEDVVEISCHGSEYIQGQLLKLYTSSGCRMAEPGEFSMRAFANGKMDLSQAEAVADLIASSTQAAHKLAMNQMRGNFSRKINELREQLIHFASMIELELDFSEEDVEFANRDDLKALVNSIQEIVVDLMESFATGNAIKNGVPVAILGAPNMGKSTLLNVLLDDDRAIVSEIAGTTRDTIEDETTIGGIRFRFIDTAGIRETEDEIETIGISRAFEKAGKASIVLYLVDAMETKVEEIAEALSSIREKIGSDQELLLVVNKVDKARDLSEVKEKFSSIPEAQLISATDGVGLEALNERLLESSRSIMVEGHDVVVTNVRHYNALSATNDSLLSVLTGLNSGISGDFLAIDIRRALHHLGEITGEITTDDLLGNIFSKFCIGK
- a CDS encoding choice-of-anchor J domain-containing protein, with translation MPKSTLLITLFSLLSINLFSQCLEWTNPTSEAGYSVFTSVPCNGDTLTTNSFEVWQSDAYEIPNLEAGGTYEFYHCDGAGEWTPEYTVFAPSGAIDAFGVGTGCSISWTASESGTYLIAINELDSCGIAGSTNNGFPTLITLSGGEDCTEPPIFIEGSESFEADTLPGCWISYNEDDDIFSWFIDNATVEAFDGEQYMRSSSFVPGIGAITPDNYLVSSPRVISEGDSLYYVVSAFSEFFPNEFYSIEIAINGNQPEDFIEIFSETLSSTNWEGRFIDMSDYAGEIVYVAFRHHNSTDQSGLLIDAVALPGEELENCAEVLSSDSDFEKLTFGLYPNPANDKVILSNLNESGDYLIRTFNVSGKLVVSEQVRLVQNSSYQMDVNHLLPGVYTIQILGRDAVGSQKLVIQ